A window of Microbacterium luteolum contains these coding sequences:
- a CDS encoding family 43 glycosylhydrolase, whose translation MTRAAAPTRFANPLDLAYAVQDQSFGPFRRRVNREAADPSVVLFRDRFYLFASMSGGFWHSEDLAGWEFMPTPELPVYDYAPDVRVIDDRVVMCASRRSSPASFYHSEDPLGGRWTEIPGTRGFWDPHLFQDDDGRVYLYQGCSSRTPIDAVEVDRSTFAPLEEPIPVISSDISTRGWERRGESYDASTIRDHPLLKWRLGTGPYIEGPWMTKHDGVYYLQYSAPGTRLNTYADGYYVGKSPLGPFEYAPSSPFSLKPGGFITGAGHGSTFQDRHGNWWHAASMRISVNDIFERRIGIFPAGFDADGTLFSCQEFADYPIRMPDGPAEPRSLVGSSMLLSHGAAVTATSSLAGHGPELITNEDVRDWWVAGSSRSGERLELTLPEGCLVDSIQVNLAEHRWEESKPRPRRKDQVVRLWQRRSLHADPLSTPFLLEGSTDGQTWTVIADTRLDDASRSHAYFPLEQPQALRSVRLTGYEQPYGSPFAVSALRVFGRGAEPLPSPRIGQPERLGPTDVRVTWNHVGDTHGYNVRWGLAPDKLYSCWQVRDTASLDVGALTAGVAYWVAVDSFNTGGVTRGEPVAVEPWPLR comes from the coding sequence ATGACCCGAGCAGCCGCGCCCACGCGCTTCGCCAACCCCCTGGACCTGGCATACGCGGTGCAGGATCAGTCATTCGGCCCGTTCCGGCGCCGGGTCAACCGGGAGGCTGCCGACCCATCGGTGGTCCTCTTCCGAGACCGCTTCTACCTGTTCGCATCGATGTCCGGTGGCTTCTGGCACTCGGAAGACCTCGCCGGGTGGGAATTCATGCCGACGCCCGAACTTCCCGTCTACGACTACGCGCCGGACGTGCGAGTGATCGACGATCGCGTCGTGATGTGCGCGTCGCGCCGGAGCTCCCCCGCATCGTTCTATCACTCCGAGGATCCGCTCGGCGGGCGATGGACCGAGATCCCCGGTACTCGCGGGTTCTGGGATCCGCACCTCTTCCAGGACGACGACGGCCGTGTGTATCTCTACCAGGGATGCTCCTCTCGAACGCCGATCGACGCCGTCGAAGTCGATCGCTCGACATTCGCACCCCTCGAGGAGCCGATCCCCGTGATATCGAGCGACATCAGCACCCGAGGCTGGGAGCGCCGAGGCGAGAGCTACGACGCGTCGACCATCCGCGACCATCCGCTTCTGAAGTGGCGACTCGGCACAGGCCCGTACATCGAGGGTCCATGGATGACGAAGCACGACGGCGTCTACTACCTTCAGTACTCGGCCCCGGGCACGCGGCTGAACACCTACGCAGACGGGTACTACGTGGGGAAGTCGCCGCTCGGGCCGTTCGAGTATGCGCCGAGTTCGCCGTTCTCTCTGAAGCCCGGTGGATTCATCACCGGCGCCGGCCACGGATCGACGTTTCAGGATCGACACGGGAACTGGTGGCACGCGGCGAGCATGCGGATCTCGGTCAACGACATCTTCGAACGCCGGATCGGGATCTTTCCTGCCGGCTTCGACGCCGACGGCACGCTCTTCTCCTGCCAGGAGTTCGCCGACTACCCCATTCGGATGCCGGACGGGCCGGCGGAGCCGCGATCTCTCGTCGGGAGCAGCATGCTGCTCTCGCACGGCGCCGCCGTGACGGCGACCTCCTCCCTCGCCGGGCATGGGCCGGAGCTCATCACCAACGAGGACGTGCGCGACTGGTGGGTCGCAGGCAGCTCTCGGTCTGGAGAGAGGCTCGAACTGACTCTGCCGGAAGGATGTCTCGTCGACAGCATCCAAGTGAACCTCGCCGAGCATCGATGGGAGGAATCCAAGCCGCGACCGCGTCGGAAGGACCAAGTGGTGCGCCTCTGGCAGCGGCGCTCATTGCATGCGGATCCGCTTTCCACGCCGTTCCTGCTGGAGGGCAGCACCGACGGACAGACCTGGACCGTGATAGCGGACACACGGCTCGACGACGCCAGCCGGTCGCACGCGTATTTCCCACTGGAGCAGCCGCAGGCGCTTCGATCGGTCCGCCTCACCGGGTATGAGCAACCGTACGGATCACCGTTCGCCGTCAGCGCTCTTCGCGTGTTCGGCCGGGGCGCAGAACCCCTCCCCAGCCCGAGGATCGGGCAGCCGGAGAGGCTCGGCCCCACGGACGTCCGGGTCACGTGGAATCACGTCGGCGACACGCACGGCTACAACGTCCGCTGGGGTCTCGCGCCCGACAAGCTGTACTCCTGCTGGCAGGTGCGGGACACCGCGAGCCTCGACGTCGGTGCGCTCACCGCCGGCGTCGCGTATTGGGTGGCGGTCGACTCGTTCAACACCGGCGGCGTCACCCGGGGGGAACCCGTGGCTGTCGAACCGTGGCCCCTCCGATGA
- a CDS encoding DUF7507 domain-containing protein translates to MSGRERIVGRAQHRNTFRRIAALILAAAVVVGGLIVFDAPAPAEAAVRGMSVRYSDNLEGGTIRVLGNAWSTCSTTVGWATSSCASARNYGVTTGDLTFNSNSPAGGSRNTIDVDVDGVNVGTNLSSSSDLQLPAGAQVAWAGAYWTSYPSAIPRISIDGPGSAGIAYEAFPATTTDSAPLGGNAALFSHFADVTALVQAQGSGTYTASPSARGMDIYGVAGWSMMVVYSVPGDVNRQVVINDGLVAQQTGGTTAITFGGFRTPPVGNVRADIATVIYDADAGFTDSVSVGNTLASQTKIANPGPIANDYANASIRDLGVHPPSNPAYANNFSVDAKVTSTRNAIGNSQTSAVAVFDTRGSNEFEFPAVIGIAVDNYLASVTADKTVTDENGGAVRPGDFLTYRLAVQSTGSEASTLSILRDRLPTGVVYVPGSLSITQGANPGAKTDAAGDDQAEYDAATREVSVRLGVGATATTGGVLPPRPNSPVQEVTFRTRISDTQSGAPIVNTAVLSGTGGETSLPFTEPSTPAGVTPVLSPAIAIDKAAMLDDADRDGAADPGDSITYGFTVTNTGDVVLSAVAVADPALGAVTCAVSTLAPAQSTTCSAPPRSVSQADLDAGAPLTNTATATATASNGARVSAADGTSTPIADAAPQLELRKVAGFSDDDGDGALDVGETIRWSFVVRNTGEATARDLAIADPLAGPVSCPVAELSRGVTTQCVADGPYAITDDDVFAGAVRNTATATAINPRSGATVVSNASSTQTPTIAQPSIDIAKTATVDPAERQGGAAAGDAITYTFVVTNTGNVPLGAIVVDDPDVGAVTCALTTLRAGESTNCTAALVRTVTQADVDTGAGLSNTAEVTGASVVDGQVVSDSDTALVPVVAPTPALAIEKTAVLDDADGDGVMDVGETIAYRFDVTNTGNISVDDVGVADDFIGDVECDIDDLAPRETTACESLSPHLVTQGDVDAGVVTNTATAIGTSPRSGTPVVSAPDTAEVRGVPEPAIALDKVATVTPAENQDAAETGDSIRYTFTVTNAGNTSLTDVAVSDPTLGAVVCASSALLPGDSTLCTSDRVVVVTQADAVAGAPISNTASVTGQAIVGGPIRDSDTAVVEVARIIPPAAVDDAAETRQGVPVTIDVLADDEKGTYPLNLDSLAIVAPDGSVVPRLTTAEGTFQVVDGKIRFTPLPTYVGATPAITYSVADAAPTPIRTTADVVVTVTPADLPVASPDAEFTPFEKPIIVDVLGDDDPGPDNATFDPGTLHLVGPAGPVTALVLPDGTFEVVGGQVRFTPAAGFRGAVPPVEYTASTDLGTTVSSTIDITVGAPVVAEDDIARTPAGMTVEIPVLRNDTADPSTALDAAGVVFPAAGQPSGATVSADGKTLTVPREGVYIVGVDGSVAFTPDPRFSGSTTTPVTYQASDADGLTDTAQITVVVGDGPAATSTPDVGRTAAGRPVTVPVLDNDRPSPGAEWVPSSVVFPTAGQPSGATVSAEGKTLTVPGEGVHRVEGDGSITFTPDPAFTGQTTPIAYRATDSARVTVTSTLTLIVTGDPAPPPTTPPPTTPPVWGLPQTGGVLPIGAAALAVLLLGLGAVGIARRRNTKEDS, encoded by the coding sequence ATGTCGGGTCGAGAGCGCATCGTCGGGCGCGCGCAGCATCGGAACACGTTCCGGCGCATTGCAGCGCTCATCCTGGCGGCAGCGGTCGTCGTCGGCGGTCTGATCGTCTTCGATGCGCCGGCGCCGGCCGAAGCGGCGGTGCGGGGAATGAGCGTGCGCTACAGCGACAACCTCGAGGGCGGAACGATCCGCGTGCTCGGCAACGCCTGGTCGACCTGCAGCACGACGGTGGGCTGGGCGACGAGCTCGTGTGCGAGCGCACGGAACTACGGAGTCACCACCGGGGACCTCACGTTCAACTCGAACAGCCCCGCGGGCGGCTCACGGAACACGATCGATGTCGACGTCGACGGGGTGAACGTCGGCACCAACCTCTCGTCATCATCGGACCTCCAGCTCCCGGCCGGTGCCCAGGTCGCCTGGGCGGGCGCGTACTGGACGTCATACCCCTCGGCGATTCCCCGCATCTCGATCGATGGGCCGGGCTCCGCGGGCATCGCGTACGAGGCATTCCCCGCGACGACGACGGATTCGGCGCCGCTCGGCGGCAACGCCGCCCTGTTCAGCCACTTCGCCGACGTGACGGCTCTCGTTCAGGCGCAGGGATCCGGCACCTACACGGCATCGCCCAGCGCGCGCGGCATGGACATCTACGGTGTGGCGGGCTGGTCGATGATGGTCGTGTATTCCGTCCCCGGCGACGTCAACCGCCAGGTCGTGATCAACGACGGCCTCGTCGCGCAGCAGACGGGAGGGACGACGGCGATCACGTTCGGCGGATTCCGCACTCCGCCCGTCGGGAACGTGCGGGCCGACATCGCCACCGTGATCTATGACGCGGACGCCGGGTTCACCGACTCGGTCTCGGTCGGGAACACGCTCGCCTCCCAGACGAAGATCGCCAACCCCGGTCCTATCGCGAACGACTACGCCAATGCGAGCATCCGCGACCTGGGCGTGCACCCGCCGAGCAATCCGGCCTACGCGAACAACTTCTCCGTCGACGCCAAGGTGACATCGACGCGCAATGCCATCGGCAACAGTCAGACCTCGGCCGTCGCCGTGTTCGATACCCGCGGCTCGAACGAGTTCGAGTTCCCGGCGGTCATCGGCATCGCGGTCGACAACTACCTCGCATCCGTCACGGCCGACAAGACCGTCACGGATGAGAATGGCGGCGCCGTCCGACCCGGCGACTTCCTGACGTATCGGCTCGCGGTGCAGTCGACCGGGTCCGAAGCCAGCACCCTCAGCATCCTCCGTGATCGGCTTCCGACGGGCGTCGTGTACGTCCCGGGCAGCCTGAGCATCACGCAGGGGGCCAACCCGGGCGCGAAGACCGATGCGGCAGGCGACGACCAGGCGGAGTACGACGCGGCGACCCGCGAGGTCAGCGTCCGGCTCGGAGTGGGAGCCACGGCGACGACCGGCGGCGTGCTTCCGCCGCGGCCGAACAGCCCGGTGCAGGAGGTGACGTTCCGGACGCGGATCAGCGACACCCAGAGCGGTGCGCCCATCGTCAACACCGCGGTCCTCAGCGGCACCGGCGGCGAGACGAGTCTGCCCTTCACGGAGCCGAGCACCCCGGCCGGCGTCACTCCGGTGCTCAGCCCGGCGATCGCGATCGACAAGGCGGCGATGCTCGACGACGCCGACCGCGATGGTGCCGCGGACCCCGGCGACAGCATCACCTACGGATTCACCGTCACGAACACCGGCGACGTGGTTCTCAGCGCCGTCGCCGTTGCCGACCCCGCCCTCGGCGCCGTGACCTGTGCGGTGTCGACCCTCGCGCCCGCGCAGAGCACCACGTGCTCCGCGCCACCGCGTTCCGTGTCGCAGGCGGATCTCGATGCCGGGGCGCCGCTCACGAACACCGCGACCGCCACCGCCACCGCGTCGAACGGCGCGAGGGTGAGCGCCGCCGACGGCACGTCGACCCCGATCGCCGACGCTGCGCCCCAGCTGGAGCTCCGCAAGGTCGCCGGCTTCTCCGACGACGACGGCGACGGCGCTCTCGACGTCGGCGAGACGATCCGATGGTCCTTCGTCGTCAGGAACACCGGCGAGGCGACGGCCCGGGATCTCGCGATCGCGGATCCGCTCGCCGGCCCCGTCTCCTGTCCCGTCGCCGAACTCTCCCGGGGCGTGACCACGCAGTGCGTGGCCGACGGTCCGTACGCCATCACCGACGACGACGTCTTCGCGGGCGCCGTGCGCAACACGGCCACCGCGACGGCGATCAACCCTCGCAGCGGGGCGACGGTGGTCTCGAACGCGTCGTCGACGCAGACGCCGACGATCGCGCAGCCCTCGATCGACATCGCCAAGACCGCGACGGTCGATCCCGCGGAGCGCCAGGGCGGGGCGGCCGCCGGCGATGCGATCACGTACACGTTCGTCGTCACGAACACCGGCAACGTCCCCCTCGGCGCCATCGTGGTCGACGACCCGGATGTGGGCGCGGTCACGTGCGCGCTCACGACTCTCCGCGCCGGCGAGAGCACGAACTGCACGGCCGCGCTCGTGCGCACCGTGACCCAGGCCGATGTGGACACCGGGGCGGGTCTGAGCAACACGGCCGAGGTCACGGGTGCATCCGTGGTCGACGGGCAGGTCGTCAGCGATTCCGACACTGCGCTGGTCCCGGTCGTCGCTCCCACCCCCGCGCTCGCGATCGAGAAGACCGCGGTGCTGGACGACGCCGACGGCGACGGAGTGATGGATGTCGGCGAGACCATCGCGTACCGCTTCGACGTGACGAACACCGGCAACATCTCCGTCGACGACGTCGGTGTCGCGGACGACTTCATCGGAGACGTGGAGTGCGACATCGACGACCTGGCGCCGCGCGAGACGACGGCCTGCGAATCCCTGTCTCCGCATCTCGTGACGCAGGGCGATGTCGATGCGGGCGTGGTGACGAACACCGCGACCGCGATCGGGACATCGCCCCGCAGCGGCACTCCCGTGGTCTCGGCGCCCGACACGGCCGAGGTGCGGGGAGTGCCGGAGCCGGCGATCGCCCTCGACAAGGTGGCGACGGTGACCCCGGCCGAGAATCAGGATGCCGCAGAGACGGGTGACAGCATCCGCTACACGTTCACCGTCACCAACGCCGGGAACACGAGCCTGACGGATGTGGCGGTATCTGATCCGACGCTGGGTGCTGTGGTGTGCGCGAGCTCGGCGCTCCTTCCCGGCGACAGCACGCTGTGCACGTCCGACCGGGTGGTCGTGGTCACCCAGGCCGATGCCGTGGCCGGTGCGCCGATCTCGAACACCGCCTCGGTCACGGGGCAGGCGATCGTGGGCGGACCGATCCGGGACAGCGACACCGCCGTCGTCGAGGTCGCCCGGATCATTCCGCCCGCGGCCGTCGACGATGCCGCGGAGACCCGGCAGGGCGTGCCGGTGACCATCGACGTGCTGGCCGACGACGAGAAGGGAACGTATCCCCTCAACCTGGACTCGCTGGCGATCGTCGCTCCCGACGGATCCGTGGTGCCGCGGCTGACCACGGCGGAGGGCACGTTCCAGGTCGTCGACGGGAAGATCCGCTTCACACCGCTGCCGACCTACGTCGGAGCGACTCCGGCGATCACCTACAGCGTGGCGGACGCGGCGCCGACGCCGATCCGCACCACCGCCGATGTCGTCGTGACGGTGACGCCGGCGGACCTCCCGGTCGCGTCCCCGGATGCGGAGTTCACGCCGTTCGAGAAGCCGATCATCGTCGACGTGCTGGGAGATGACGACCCCGGTCCCGACAACGCGACGTTCGACCCGGGCACGCTGCACCTGGTCGGGCCGGCAGGTCCGGTGACCGCGCTGGTCCTCCCCGATGGCACGTTCGAGGTCGTCGGCGGGCAGGTGCGGTTCACGCCGGCGGCAGGGTTCCGCGGGGCGGTGCCGCCGGTCGAGTACACCGCCTCGACCGATCTCGGGACCACCGTGAGCTCGACGATCGACATCACCGTCGGCGCTCCGGTCGTCGCCGAGGATGACATCGCGCGCACCCCCGCGGGCATGACTGTCGAGATCCCGGTGCTCCGCAACGACACTGCCGACCCTTCGACCGCGCTCGACGCCGCCGGCGTCGTTTTCCCTGCCGCCGGGCAGCCGTCGGGTGCGACGGTCTCGGCCGACGGGAAGACGCTGACCGTCCCCCGAGAGGGCGTCTACATCGTGGGCGTGGACGGATCGGTCGCCTTCACCCCTGACCCGCGGTTCTCCGGGTCTACGACGACGCCGGTGACGTATCAGGCGAGCGATGCCGACGGGCTCACGGACACCGCGCAGATCACCGTCGTGGTCGGCGACGGGCCGGCAGCGACGTCGACTCCGGATGTGGGACGCACTGCGGCGGGTCGGCCGGTGACCGTGCCCGTCCTCGACAACGATCGCCCGTCGCCGGGGGCCGAGTGGGTCCCGTCGAGCGTCGTGTTCCCGACGGCGGGTCAGCCCTCGGGGGCGACCGTGTCCGCCGAGGGGAAGACCCTGACTGTTCCCGGTGAGGGAGTCCACCGGGTCGAGGGCGACGGCTCGATCACGTTCACCCCGGATCCGGCGTTCACCGGTCAGACGACGCCGATCGCTTACCGTGCGACCGACTCGGCAAGGGTGACCGTGACGAGCACGCTGACGCTCATCGTGACGGGAGACCCCGCGCCGCCGCCCACCACGCCGCCACCGACCACTCCGCCTGTGTGGGGGCTGCCGCAGACCGGTGGCGTCCTCCCGATCGGTGCCGCCGCGCTCGCGGTTCTCCTGCTCGGCCTCGGAGCCGTCGGGATCGCTCGCCGACGCAACACGAAGGAAGATTCATGA
- a CDS encoding helix-turn-helix transcriptional regulator: protein MKLEYLLLGLLGENPGTGYEIKKFLDVHGRFLRSNTTMSQVYRSLSTMGDRGWVSYTTDTRPGAQDAKIYQVTPEGMTVFLDWLTGDYSPPSRFQDPDLAVRLRFAGFMSRAQILRLIDIELDARREQVALYRFRDRSRNVGSDVAFDLELAEAIGERLHEWGASQVDAYITALETLRGDLLDNRIAPTTREQAAAESMAD, encoded by the coding sequence ATGAAGTTGGAATACCTGCTCCTCGGGCTGTTGGGCGAGAATCCCGGCACCGGGTACGAGATCAAGAAGTTCCTCGACGTGCACGGCCGATTCCTGCGGTCCAACACCACCATGAGCCAGGTCTACCGAAGCCTGTCCACCATGGGGGACCGAGGCTGGGTGAGCTACACCACGGACACCCGGCCCGGTGCCCAGGACGCCAAGATCTACCAGGTGACGCCGGAGGGGATGACCGTCTTCCTCGATTGGCTCACCGGCGACTACTCACCGCCGTCGCGTTTCCAGGATCCGGACCTCGCCGTGCGGCTTCGATTCGCAGGGTTCATGTCGCGTGCGCAGATCCTCCGGCTCATCGACATCGAACTCGATGCTCGTCGTGAGCAGGTCGCCCTGTACCGATTCCGCGATCGGTCCCGGAACGTCGGCTCGGACGTGGCGTTCGACCTGGAGCTCGCCGAAGCGATCGGCGAGCGGTTGCATGAGTGGGGCGCCAGCCAGGTGGACGCATACATCACGGCGCTGGAGACGCTCCGCGGCGACCTCCTCGACAACCGCATCGCACCGACCACGCGCGAGCAGGCGGCTGCCGAGAGCATGGCCGACTGA
- a CDS encoding sulfatase gives MRAIMVMFDSLNRHMLPPYGSDEIIAPNFRRLAQHTVTFDNFYAGSMPCMPARRELHTGRHNFLHRSWGPLEPFDDSMPEMLKQAGVHTHLASDHPHYWEDGGATYHPRYSTWEFFRGQEGDPWKGVVGDPARGERGGPSRRQDDINRSYLADEADHPQTRTFDAGVHFIETNKDADRWFVQIECFDPHEPFFSYDDHKALYPHDYEGPRFDWPPYAKVTEPAAQVEHARNEYKALVSMCDRSLGRILDLMDEHDMWDDTMLIVNTDHGFLLGEHGWWAKSVQPWFNELAHLPAFIWDPRTRSAGTRSEALVQTIDIAPTILEYFAVAPTADMSGSAITADADGAGDEPRPGALFGIHGGHVNVTDGRFVYMRACATPSNEPLEEYTLMPTHMRQRFRPAELLDLELAAPFSFTKGVRTLRMPGRAQINPHVFGTLLFDLEDDPAQENPLDDPEQELRMLRLLAELLHEHDAPDSQFERLGIPTNAPPDASHLLVRAQSARAEAAAAPLPPLSDFAHSQGLHLGSPVVELLADQRTHGILERHLPALTQSEMLGLLGDTSLYKLAATITIPAAKLRQIADDLSLI, from the coding sequence ATGCGCGCGATCATGGTCATGTTCGACAGCCTCAACCGGCACATGCTTCCGCCCTACGGCTCCGACGAGATCATCGCGCCGAACTTCAGGCGCCTCGCGCAGCACACGGTGACGTTCGACAACTTCTACGCGGGGTCGATGCCATGCATGCCGGCGAGGCGGGAGCTGCACACCGGCCGGCACAACTTCCTGCATCGCAGTTGGGGCCCGCTCGAGCCGTTCGACGACTCGATGCCCGAGATGCTGAAGCAGGCGGGAGTGCACACGCACCTCGCGAGCGATCATCCGCACTACTGGGAAGACGGCGGGGCGACCTACCACCCTCGATACTCGACCTGGGAGTTCTTCCGAGGGCAGGAGGGCGACCCGTGGAAGGGGGTCGTCGGCGACCCCGCACGTGGTGAGCGCGGTGGACCCAGCCGCCGTCAGGACGACATCAATCGCAGCTATCTCGCCGACGAGGCGGACCATCCGCAGACGCGGACCTTCGACGCCGGGGTCCACTTCATCGAGACCAACAAGGATGCCGATCGGTGGTTCGTCCAGATCGAGTGCTTCGATCCTCACGAGCCGTTCTTCAGCTACGACGACCACAAGGCGCTGTATCCGCACGACTACGAGGGCCCGCGATTCGACTGGCCTCCCTATGCGAAGGTGACGGAACCGGCGGCGCAGGTCGAGCACGCCCGGAACGAGTACAAGGCGCTCGTGTCGATGTGCGACCGATCCCTCGGGCGCATCCTCGATCTGATGGATGAGCACGACATGTGGGACGACACCATGCTCATCGTCAACACCGACCACGGCTTCCTCCTCGGAGAGCACGGCTGGTGGGCCAAGAGCGTGCAGCCGTGGTTCAACGAACTCGCCCACCTCCCCGCTTTCATCTGGGATCCGCGGACGCGATCGGCCGGCACCCGCAGCGAGGCACTGGTGCAGACGATCGACATCGCGCCGACGATCCTCGAATACTTCGCGGTCGCTCCGACGGCGGACATGTCGGGATCGGCCATCACCGCCGATGCCGATGGTGCCGGCGACGAGCCGCGACCAGGGGCGCTGTTCGGGATCCACGGAGGTCACGTCAACGTCACCGATGGTCGCTTCGTCTACATGCGCGCGTGCGCCACGCCCTCCAACGAGCCGCTCGAGGAGTACACGCTTATGCCGACCCACATGCGGCAGAGATTCCGCCCCGCCGAGCTGCTCGATCTCGAGTTGGCCGCACCCTTCTCGTTCACGAAGGGCGTTCGCACGCTGCGGATGCCGGGCCGCGCGCAGATCAATCCGCACGTGTTCGGCACACTGCTCTTCGACCTCGAGGACGATCCTGCCCAGGAGAACCCGCTCGATGATCCCGAACAGGAATTGCGGATGCTGCGCCTCCTGGCCGAACTGCTGCACGAGCACGATGCTCCCGACAGCCAATTCGAGCGTCTCGGCATTCCCACGAATGCGCCGCCGGATGCTTCGCATCTGCTGGTGCGGGCACAGAGTGCGCGCGCGGAGGCGGCGGCTGCGCCGCTGCCTCCGTTGAGCGACTTCGCGCACAGCCAGGGTCTGCACCTCGGCTCGCCCGTCGTCGAACTGCTCGCGGATCAGCGCACGCACGGCATCCTCGAACGCCATCTGCCCGCTCTCACCCAGAGCGAGATGCTCGGCCTGCTCGGCGACACCAGCCTCTACAAGCTCGCTGCGACCATCACCATCCCCGCAGCCAAGCTGCGACAGATCGCTGACGACCTCAGCCTGATCTGA
- a CDS encoding Ig-like domain-containing protein translates to MRNHRPLAVAVAIAAFATMLLPGLGWSAPAAEAAEPGSPTDHPITVVLALGDSTPITSSPDELMALAETQIAELRQYWLDMSGGVVDLRLESIQWADTDDDGITDQARCSPRSNRGERIAAVKEDLGYVGSPRSHLFYFIVAGCSFGGVGVQTGSIDSSTWLDVEQGGGNPRQDAPIAHELGHNLSLGHAGAYVCADGSVYGPLVADGGSCVWYEYSDSVSMMGAAVPRAQGSLPVPRAIQLGFLTAADYTDVTGDFSGEVTLQSRDLLTGMRAAQITDPITGEKFWIEYATEDRYSVGNWNARSSVDWDGTTYRRGYGVRVLVEQPSNGTGVLASPAGADGMRALYWNPGQTFTSPSGGISVEVLATSRTTATLSIVTRADVIAPAQPSSLASDGFTVTGAAEPGAVVTITAVDGTVLGSATAGADGLFEAPLSPAQLNGAVLAATATDQTGNVSPAASVTVARAPLTAVAQRSSVATDETQTVVGTGFAPGEPVQARFGDAGQPFDTQVADSSGAVTFTFALPSATPAGPVQVVLIGAASGQVAVSFEVRASAAPGTGSGAGGPGGSGTTRLPATGGDATPWAVVAFAIVGMLGGAALLRRRRV, encoded by the coding sequence ATGAGAAACCACCGCCCCCTCGCCGTCGCCGTGGCGATAGCCGCGTTCGCGACGATGCTGCTCCCCGGACTGGGGTGGTCGGCACCCGCGGCCGAGGCTGCCGAGCCGGGCTCTCCCACCGATCATCCGATCACGGTCGTGCTCGCCCTGGGCGACTCGACGCCGATCACCAGCAGCCCGGACGAGCTGATGGCTCTCGCGGAGACCCAGATCGCGGAGCTGCGCCAGTACTGGCTGGACATGAGCGGCGGGGTCGTCGACCTGCGGCTCGAGTCGATTCAATGGGCGGACACCGATGACGACGGCATCACCGATCAGGCGCGATGCTCGCCACGGAGCAACCGCGGCGAGCGCATCGCGGCCGTGAAGGAGGATCTCGGGTACGTCGGATCGCCGCGCTCGCACCTGTTCTACTTCATCGTCGCCGGGTGCAGCTTCGGAGGCGTGGGAGTGCAGACCGGATCCATCGACTCGAGCACCTGGCTCGACGTGGAGCAGGGCGGCGGCAACCCCCGGCAGGATGCACCGATCGCGCACGAGCTCGGCCACAATCTCTCCCTCGGTCACGCGGGTGCGTACGTGTGCGCCGACGGCAGCGTCTACGGCCCGCTGGTCGCCGACGGCGGCTCGTGCGTCTGGTACGAATACAGCGACTCCGTGTCGATGATGGGAGCGGCCGTCCCGCGCGCGCAGGGATCGCTGCCCGTGCCGCGCGCCATCCAACTCGGCTTCCTGACGGCGGCGGACTACACCGATGTCACGGGTGACTTCTCCGGTGAGGTGACGCTGCAGTCGCGCGATCTGCTCACGGGGATGCGGGCGGCGCAGATCACCGACCCGATCACCGGCGAGAAGTTCTGGATCGAGTACGCGACCGAGGACCGCTACAGCGTCGGGAACTGGAACGCCCGATCCAGCGTGGACTGGGACGGCACCACCTACCGTCGCGGCTACGGCGTGCGGGTGCTCGTCGAACAGCCCTCGAACGGCACGGGCGTCCTCGCTTCACCCGCGGGAGCCGACGGAATGCGAGCCCTCTACTGGAACCCGGGCCAGACGTTCACGTCTCCCAGCGGCGGGATCTCGGTCGAGGTGCTGGCGACGTCACGCACGACCGCGACCCTCTCGATCGTCACGCGCGCCGACGTCATCGCTCCCGCGCAGCCGAGCAGCCTCGCCTCGGACGGCTTCACCGTCACCGGAGCGGCCGAGCCGGGTGCCGTCGTGACGATCACCGCGGTAGACGGCACCGTGCTCGGATCGGCGACCGCTGGGGCCGACGGTCTGTTCGAGGCGCCGCTCTCTCCCGCGCAGCTGAACGGCGCCGTGCTGGCGGCGACCGCGACGGATCAGACGGGCAACGTGTCGCCCGCGGCATCCGTCACCGTGGCGCGCGCCCCGCTGACGGCGGTCGCACAGCGGTCGTCCGTGGCGACGGACGAGACGCAGACCGTCGTCGGCACGGGCTTCGCTCCCGGTGAGCCGGTGCAGGCCCGCTTCGGTGACGCCGGCCAGCCATTCGACACGCAGGTCGCTGATTCCTCGGGCGCTGTCACCTTCACGTTCGCCCTTCCGTCGGCGACGCCCGCGGGCCCCGTGCAGGTCGTGCTGATCGGGGCGGCCTCCGGCCAGGTCGCTGTCTCGTTCGAGGTGCGGGCGTCGGCCGCTCCGGGGACCGGCTCGGGAGCCGGCGGGCCTGGCGGATCCGGCACGACGAGACTGCCGGCCACGGGCGGGGACGCGACGCCATGGGCTGTCGTCGCGTTCGCGATCGTCGGGATGCTCGGAGGAGCTGCCCTGCTGCGGCGGCGACGAGTCTGA